In the Mycolicibacter minnesotensis genome, CACGAGCTGTTTCACTACGCCGCTCGAACCGATACCGCGCTCGATGCGCCGCGCTGGCTCACCGAGGGAGTGGCCGACTTCGTCGCGCGGCCGGCCCCGGACCGGTTCGGCGCCCTGGCCGGACCGGTGGCGCTTCCCTCCGATGCGGACTTGGATGCTCCTGGGCCACGGCGTGTGCAGGCCTACGACCGGGCGTGGCAGTTCGCCCTGTTCGTGGCCCACCGATACGGGACCGCCAAGCTCCGGGAGCTCTACCTGTCTGCCTGCGGTCCGGCTCATGTTGCTCCGGCGGTGGCCGTGCCCTTGGTTCTCGGCGTCGACCTGCCCAGGCTGCTCGCCGCGTGGGGCGCTTGGCTAGCATCCCTGCAGTGAGCCGGGTCCTGCTGGTAACCAACGATTTTCCGCCGCGTCCCGGCGGCATTCAGTGCTACCTGGAAGAGCTGGTGCGCCGCATCGCCGGTTCCGGTCGCCATGACATCACGGTGTATGCGCCGCAGTGGAAGGGCGCAGACGCCTTCGACGACGCCGCGAAGTCCTCCGGCTACCAGGTGGTGCGCCACCCGGGCACGCTGATGCTGCCCGGTCCCGCCGTCGACTCGCGGATGCGCAGGCTCGTCGCCGAACAGGGCGCTCAGACCGTCTGGTTCGGTGCGGCCGCCCCACTGGCACTGTTGGCGCAGCGTGCGCGCACCGCGGGAGTCACCCGGGTGCTCGCCAGCACGCACGGCCACGAGGTGGGCTGGTCGATGCTGCCGGGAGCCCGTTCGGTGCTGCGCCGTATCGGCGAATCCTGCGACACCGTCACGTTCGTCAGCCACTACACCCGCGGCCGGTTCGCCGCGGCGTTCGGCCCCGACGCCGCGCTGGAGCATCTACCGCCGGGGGTGGACACCGACCGCTTCCGGCCCGATCCCAGTGCCCGCGCCGAGCTGCGGGCCCGGCATGGGCTCGGCGAGCGCCCCACCGTGGTCTGCGTATCGCGGTTGGTGCCCCGTAAGGGCCAGGACATGCTGATTAGGGCTCTTCCGGCGATCCGGCAACGGGTGAATGGTGCCGCGTTGGTGATCGTGGGCGGCGGACCCTACGCCGAGAGGCTGCACCAGCTGGCCCAGGAATGCGGGGTGGCCGATGCGGTGACCTTCACCGGCGGTGTTCCTGCCGCCGAGCTGCCGGCCTATTACACGCTCGGTGACGTCTTCGCGATGCCGTGCCGCACCCGCGGCGCGGGGCTCGACGTAGAAGGCCTGGGCATCGTGTTCCTGGAGGCGTCGGCAGCGGGGGTTCCGGTGGTTGCCGGCAACTCAGGCGGGGCGCCCGAGACGGTATTGCATGACCAGACCGGGCTGGTGGTCGACGGCCGGGCCGTGGACCAGATCGCTGACGCCGTCGCCGGATTGCTCGCCGACCCCGACCGTGCCGCGGCGATGGGTGCCGCAGGCCGGCAATGGGCGACCGGGCACTGGCGCTGGGACACGCTGGCCGGGCGCATGGCAGACCTTCTGCAGGCCTGAACCGGTCAGCCCTTGGCGTAAATCGCCTCGATCGCGTCGGCGAACTTCTCCGCCACCACGTTGCGCTTGACCTTCATGGTCGGGGTCAGCTCGCCGGTGGCCTCGGTGAAGTCGACCGGCAGGATCTGGAACTTCCGGATCGACTCGGCATGCGAGACCGCAAGATTGGCGTGCTTGACAGCCGAATCCACCTCGGCGATCAGGTCCGGGTCGGTCGCCAGATCCGCCGGTGTGGCGCCGCTGGCCTTGCCGTGGCGTTCCTTCCAGCCCTCGATGGCCTCGGGGTCGATGGTGATCAGCGCCCCGATGAACGGCTTGGCGTCCCCGACGACCATCGCCTGGCTGATCAACGGGTGAGACCGCAGCTGGTCTTCGAGAACCGCAGGTGCGACGTTCTTGCCGCCGGCGGTGACGATGATCTCCTTCTTGCGCCCCGTGATCTTCAGGTAGCCCTCGTCGTCGATGGCGGCCAGGTCGCCGGTGCGGAACCAGCCGTCGGTGAACGCCTCGGCGGTGGCCTGCTCGTTGCGCCAGTAGCCGTGGAACACCACGCCGCCGCGCACCAGCAACTCGCCATCCTCGGCGATACGCATGCTGTTGCCGGGCACCAGCGTTCCGACGGTGCCGACTTTCATGCCGCCGACGGGGTTGACGGTGATGGCCGCGGTGGTCTCGGTCAGCCCGTAGCCCTCATAGATCGACAGGCCGACGCCGCGGTAGAAGTGGCCCAGCCGTTCGCCCAGCGGCGCGCCGCCAGACACCGAGGCGCGGCAGTTGCCGCCCAACGCCGTGCGCAGCTTGTGATAGACCAGCTTGTCGAACAGGGCGTGCTTGGCGCGCAGCAACAGGCCTGGACCGCCGCGGTCGGTGGCCTCGCTCCAGTCCACGGCGGTCTGGGCCGCAATCTCGAAGATGCGCCCCTTGCCGTCGTTGGCGGCATTCTGGGCGGCGGTGTTGTAAACCTTCTCGAACACCCGCGGCACCGACACCACCACGGTCGGCTTGAACACCGACAACATCGGCACCAGGTTCTTGATATCGCTGGTGAACCCCACCGTCACCTTGTTGGCGAAGCCCGCGATGCTCAGCGCACGGGCCAGGACGTGTGCCAACGGCAGGAACACCAGCAGTCGCTGGCCGGAGGTCATCAGCGTGGGCAGGGCGGCCTGGGTGCCGCGAACCTCGTGGATCAGGTTGGAGTGGGTGAGCTGGCAGCCCTTGGGACGGCCGGTGGTGCCCGAGGTGTAGATCAGCGTCGCCGGATCGGTGGACCGTAATGCGGCAAGGCGCGCAGTGAGTTCTGCGGGGTCGTGGCCGGCGCCGGCCTCCGTCAGCTCATCGAGGGCCGGGGCGTCCGAACCGTCGATGGTCAGCACCCGCCGCAGTGCGGGCAGGTCTCCGGCGAGTTCGTTGACGATCTGGGCGTGAGCGTCGGTCTCGGCGAAGGCCACTACCGCGCTGGAGTCCTGCATCACCCAGCGGACCTGCTCGGCCGAAGACGTCTCGTAGATCGGCACGGTCACCGCGCCGATGGACAGGATGGCGTAGTCGAGAATGGCCCACTCGTAGCGCGTAGCCGAGAAGATGACCACGCGGTCGCCGGCCTCCACGCCCAGTCCGATCAGGCCCAGCGCCGCCGACCGGATCTGTGCGGCCGCGGTGGCGCAGGTGACGTCTGTCCAGGCGCCGTCGATCAGCCGCTGGTAGATGACGAAGTCGGGACTGTTGCGTTCGTGTTCGAAGACAGCCGCGGCGACGTTGTCGTGCTCCTCGACGGTGAACGGCGCGGGAACACTGAACTCACGCATTGCGATGACCTCTCTTGCCAGCCTGGGTGTCGATCCGCACAGCCTAGTCGGCTCCTGGGGACGACCGTGACGAGGTTCACTCTGCGTCCCTGCCGGAAGCTCCCCGCGAATGCGCCGCCGGGCCCTTGGCCCGGAAAAAGTGTTCGATACGCTTGCGGGCCATGAACAGTATCCAGGTTGCCGACGAGACGTTCGTCGCCGCTTCCGGCGAGCAGGTGGGCATGGCTGTCGCCGATCGGTCGAATTGGCAGCGGTGGTGGCCCGATCTGCAGCTTGAGGTGGTCGAAGACCGCGCTGACAAGGGCATTCGGTGGACAGTGGGCGGGCCGCTGACCGGCACCATGGAGATCTGGCTGGAGCCGATGCTCGACGGTGTGCTGCTCCACTATTTCCTGCACGCCGAACCCACCGGCGTGACCGGCCGGCAGCTGGCGCGGCTGAACCTGGCCAAGCTCAACCACCGCCGCCGGGTGGCGGGCAAGCGGATGGCCTTCGAGGTCAAGCACCGCTTGGAGCGATCTCGGCCGGTGGGGGTCGCGCCGATCGCCGTGAGTTGACCCGGCCCGGCCGAAGACGGCGAGGTAGCGTCTGTGCCGAGGGCCGGTGGCAGGCGCGAGCGAGTTAGGGAAGTAACCACGTGGCGGACAAGACAGCTCAGACGATCTTCATCGCGGCCGATCCGGACACGGTGATGAAGGTGATCGCCGATATCGGCGCCTACCCCGACTGGGTCTCGGAGTACACCGAGGCCGAGGTGCTCGAGACCGATGCCGACGGCTATCCGAAGGTGGCCCGGTTGGTGCTCGACGCAGCCGTGCTCAAGGACACCATGGTGTTGAACTACGACTGGTCGCCGGATCGCCGGGCGGTGCGGTGGTCCCTGGCGTCGAGTTCGCTGCTCAAAGCGCTGGACGGCGAATATCGCCTGACGCCGAAGGGATCTGGGACCGAGGTCGTCTACGAGTTGTCGGTGGATCTGATGATTCCGATGATCGGACTGCTCAAGCGCAAAGCGGAGCGTCGGCTGACCGACACCGCACTGAAGGATTTGAAGAAGCGAGCAGAGGCTGAGTGAGGCCGCCTGAACCGGCGCCGGCGACAGCGCTTTCCGTGGCTGCCATCAGTTTGTTCGTGGGCAAAGGCGGCGTGGGCAAGTCCACGTGCGCCGCGGCGACGGCCGTCGCGCAGGCGTGCGCTGGCGATCGGGTTCTGCTGATCTCCACCGACCAGGCTCACTCGGTCGGGGACGTACTCGGTGTACAGGTGGCGCCCAGCGCTGCCCGCGACCCCCTCCGGGTGGTCCTCGACGGTGCGTCGGCCGGCGGCCAACTGGATGTACTGGCGCTGGACACCGTGGCACTGCTGGAGCGGTATTGGACCGACGTGGTCGAGGTTCTGGCCGACCGCTTCCCGGAATCGGACCTGGGTGGTGTTGCCCCCGAGGAACTTTCGGCGCTGCCCGGGGTGCAGGAAGTGCTGGGACTGCACGAGGTGGGCGAACTGGCGGACAGCGGGCGGTGGGACCGGGTGGTGGTCGATTGTGCATCCACCGCCGACGCCATGCGCATGCTGACCCTGCCCGCGACGGTGGCGCTCTACGTCGAACGGTCGTGGCCGCGGCACCGCCGGCTCAGCGGCACCGAGGATCCTCGATCGAGTGCCCTCGTCGAGCTGGTCGAGCGGATCGCCCTAACCGCCGAACGGCTTGCCGAGCGACTGACCGATGAGGCATCGGTGGCGGCACACGTGGTGTTGACCGCGGAGCGTGTGGTGGCCGCCGAAGCCGTGCGTACCTTGGGTGCGTTGTCGCTGACGGGTGTGCGGGTGGCTGAGCTGATCGTCAATCAGATTTTGTTGCAGGACGATTCGTACGTCTACACCAACCTTCCCGCCCATCCGGCGTTCGACTGGTACGCCGAGCGAATCGGTGAGCAGCGCAGTGTTCTGGAGGAGATCGACCACGCCATCGGTGATGTGGCGATGGTCCTGGTCCCGCACCTGGCGGGTGAACCCATCGGCCCCAAAGCCCTGGGCGATCTGCTGGCGAACAGTCGTCGCCGCGACGGGGCAGCGCCTCCGGCCCCGGTGCGGCCGGTGGTCGACCGGGAGTCCGGTTCCGGGCTGGGGGCCGTCTACCGGCTCCGGCTAGAGTTACCCCAGGTCGATTCCGGTGCGCTGAGCCTGGGGCGATCCGGAGACGATCTGATCATCGGTGCGGGCGGCACCAGACGTCGGGTTCGGTTGGCGTCGGTGTTGCGTCGGTGCACGGTCGTGGACGCAACGTTGCGTGGCAGCGAACTGACGGTGCGCTTCCAGCCGGATCCGCAACTGTGGCCGGCGAGTGGCGATGAGGAGGTGCGGCGTTGACCGATGGCGCGCACCCCGACCTGGGTGAGCTCGGGCCCGAGTTGCGCAAGCTCGCCCAGGCGATCCTGGATCGCCTTGACCCGGCCGTGCGCGCCGCCGCGTTGCTGGCGGCTTCCGCCGACAGCCCGGGAAAGTGTCAACAGGTGTGGTGCCCGGTCTGCGCGTTGGCGGCCCTGGTCTCCGGCGAGGAGCACCCCCTGCTCACCATCGTCGCCGAGCACAGCGTCGCGCTCTACGAGGTGATCCGCGCGGTGGTCGGAGAGGCCGCCGAGGCCGGTGGGGTGCCGCGCCCGCCCGAGCCGGCTCCGCCGGGCGGCGACGGCGAGGGCGACCGGTCGTCGGCACGCCCCAGCTATCAGCACATTCCCGTGCGCGTCGAGGACGACAAGCACGAAAGCTGAGGAATTCCGCGGAATTCCCGATGTGACGAATCACCGTGTGGCTCTTGACACGCTCGGTCGGTAAAGTTGGCGCGAACACGGCCGCCTAGCGGGGGCAGGAGGGAGGGGCCATGTGGTACTGGCTGGTCAAGTACGTCTTCTTCGGGCCCCTGCTGGCCCTGATCGGGCGGCCGAAAGTCGAGGGTCTGGAGAACATCCCCGACGACGGCGCGGCGATTCTGGCCAGTAATCACCTGGCCGTCATGGACAGCTTCTACCTGCCCCTGGTGGTCCGTCGTCGGATCACGTTCCTGGCCAAGTCGGAATACTTCACCGGTACCGGGATCAAGGGCTGGCTCACTCGGTCGTTCTACACCGCGGTGGGACAGGTGCCCATCGACCGCAACAACGCTGACGCCGCGCAGGCGGCCCTGACCACCGCCCAGCGGATTCTGGCGCAGGGCAAGCTGCTCGGCATCTATCCCGAGGGCACTCGCTCGCCCGATGGTCGGCTCTATAAGGGCAAGACCGGTCTGGCGCGCCTGGCGCTGCACACCGGCGTCCCGGTGATCCCCGTCGTGATGGTCGGCACCGACGTCGTCAACCCGCCGGGAACCAAGATGCTGCGGTTCGGCCGCGTCACGGTCCGATTCGGCGAGCCGATGGACTTCTCACGGTTCGAGGGAATGGCCGAGAACCGATTCATCGAGCGTGCCGTCACCGACGAGGTGATCTACGAGCTGATGCGGTTGTCGGGCCAGGAATACGTCGACATCTACGCAGCCAGCGTCAAAAACGGTGCCGCGCAACAGGACGGAGCCTCCGGTCAGCCGGTCGCCCGGTTTCCGGAGACCGCAGCGGGCTGATCCGGATTCGGCCGAGGGTGCGGCCGAACGGCAAGACCAGCCGTGACGATCACGGCCAACGCCCACCACACGTAGGACATCCCGGCCAGCTGGCGCCACCACGCGGCACCGGACTCATGATGCTCGGGCAGCAGCTCGATCGGGCTGCGCAGCATCAGTGCCACGCCTGCGGCGCTGAGCGCGCCGAGCGCCATCGTGCGATGCCGGTAGGCCACCACCGCGGTCACCACCACGGTGGGAAGCATCCACACCCAGTGGTGCGACCAGGACACCGGTGACACCACCAAACCGAACAGGGCCACACAGACCAGCGCCAGAATGGGCTCGCCGGCAGCCAGCACCCGGCGGGCCGCCCACACCAATGCCGCCAGCACCAGCAGGCTGCCTGCCACCCACAACAGGGACCGAAGGTTCTCGCTCAGCGGTAGCCGGGCCAGCGCGCCGGCGAGATTCTGGTTGGTGTTGAGGGTCGCTCCACCGATGCGGTCGGTGTCGGTGACGGTGTGTGTCCAGTACTGCCAGGAGTCGCTCCAGGCCATCGCGAAGCCCACCAGGGTCGCCGCCAGGAAAGATGCCGCCGTGGTGACTGCCGCGCGGGTATCGCGTCGCAGCAGGAAATAGAGCAGGAACACCGCGGGCGTCAGCTTCAATGCCACCGCGACACCCAGCAGTGCGCCGCGCGGCCAGTACGTGCGCCGCGGCACGCAGTCTGCGATCACCAGGGTCATGAGCACCGCATTGACTTGGCCGAAGTCGAAATTGGCCCAGATCGGTTCGGCATCCAATCCGATGGCCGCCGCGACGATCGCCACCGCCAGGACCCCGCGGTGCCACCATTGCGGGCCGCTTCCGGAGTCGGCGCCGAGGCGCACCCCCAGGCCGCTGAGCATGATGGTGATCGAGACCACCAGCAGCAGGGTGGAGATGATGGTGAGCGCGGCGGTGGCCGTCCCCAGCGACACCCAGGTCAACGGGGCGAACAACACCGCGGCGATCGGGGGATAGGTGAACGGCAGGACGGTTCCGTCGATCTGGGTGGCGAACCAGTCCTCGCCGTAGAGCGGGCGGCCGTCGCGCCAGGCCCGTGCCGCCATCCGGTAGACGTCGACGTCGATGTGGTACGGCGTGCTGCCCAGCGCCCGCCACGTCGTGTAGCCCAGGGCTGCAATCGCCAGCATCGTGAAGATCCACCAAACGGCCCAACCGCTGATGCCCCCGTGCCGACGGCCCGGGTCGGGCGGCCGCGATGTAGTCATGTCGTGGCACAGCCTATCGGGTGGCGACGTTGCGGCGAGGCATACCGGTGGCGTTCCGGGCGTGGTGTGGCCCGGGGGCGTACGTTCCATTAGGTGCTCGACTGGTTCCGCGACGACATCATCGGACGCGGCAGACTGCCGCTGCTGGGCTGCCTGTTGGCTTTCTTGGCGACGTTTCTGGTGACCCGGTTCGTGGTGCGCTACATCCGCAGTCAGGCCGGCAAGCCTGGCACGCCTCGGTGGTGGCAGCCGCGCAACCTGCACTTCGGCTCCAAGCACATCCACCATGTGGTGTTCGGTGTCGTATTGGTGTTGGCCTCGGGGGTGGCGCTGGTGGCGATGGGGGCCGGTGCGCGTGAACCGGCGTTCAGCCTGGCCGCGATCGCGTTCGGGATCGGAGCGGCTCTGGTCCTCGACGAGTACGCGCTGATCCTGCACCTGTCCGACGTGTACTGGGAGGAGGACGGCAGGGCGTCGGTCGACGCCGTGTTCGCCGCCACCGCGGTCACCGGATTGTTGGTGCTGGGCTTTCATCCGCTGACGTTTCTGGTGGGGACGTGGCACGATACGTCGTCCCTGCTGATTCGGGTGGGGGTGTTCGTGGGCCTGGTTACGGCGCTGCCGTTGGGCGTGATGGTGTTGCTGAAAGGCAAGGTGTGGACCGGATTGATCGGGATGTTCTTCTTTCCGCTGCTGGTGGTGGGCGCGGTACGACTGTCTCGGCCGCACGCGCCGTGGGCTCGGTGGCGCTATCTGCCCGATCAGCAGCGGCTGTCGCGCGCGCTGGAGCGGGAGCGTCGGCTGCGCCGCCCGGTGATCGCGGCCAAACTCTGGTTGCAGGACGCGATCGCGGGTCGGCCCCAGGTGCCTGACGAGGAGGCCGTCGACGCCGAACTCGACCGCGAGGTGCGGGCCGCATCGGCTCCCACGGTGCAGTTCATGGTTCCCCGCCAGCAGGTGCCGATCGGCAGGCCACCTGCCTCCCCGACGACCGACCGACCCCCTGTCGGGTCGGGACCCAATCGAGCGGTCTCGGAGGCGTCGGCGCCCACCATGCCGGTCTCGATCCCGCGCATCCACCGCCCGGGCGGGCCGTGGCGGTGAGATATTTCTACGACACGGAATTCATCGAGGACGGCCGCACCATCGAGTTGATCTCGATCGGGGTGGTCGCTGAGGACGGCCGCGAGTACTACGCGGTCTCCACCGAATTCGACCCCGACCGCGCTGGGTCCTGGGTGCGCGCCAATGTATTGCCCAAGCTGCCGTCGCCGGCGTCGCAGGTCTGGCGGAGTCGACGCCGGATCCGCGAAGACCTCGAGGAGTTCTTCGGCGTCGATCGCGGTGAGCAGATCGAACTGTGGGCGTGGGTGGGGGCTTATGACCACGTGGTGCTCTGCCAGTTGTGGGGCACCATGCCGGATCTGCCGACCCCGATCCCGCGTTTCACCCACGAGCTTCGGCAGTTGTGGGAGGACCGGGACCGACCGCGCCTACCGCCGAGGTCGGCGGGCAGCCACGATGCGCTGGTGGACGCCCGCGACCAGCTGCGCCGCTTCCAGGTCATCACGGCCGACGACCACACGGGTCGCGCAACCGACCGTTAAGGAGTTGGCCCGTCGGCACGGCCAGCGAACTGGCCTGATCAGGACGGGTCGGTCCCCGGCTACCATGGTCGGGTGAACTGGACCGTTGACGTACCCATCGACCAGCTGCCGGCGTTGCCGCCGCTGCCCGCGGATCTGCGCGAGCGCCTCGACGCCGCGCTGGCCCGGCCGGCCGTCCAGCAGCCGAGCTGGCCCGCTGACCAGGCCAAGGCGATGCGCACCGTGTTAGAGAGCGTCCCGCCGATCACCGTGGCGTCCGAGATCGAGCGCCTCAAGGAGCAGCTGGCACAGGTGGCCCGCGGGGAAGCGTTCTTACTGCAGGGCGGCGACTGCGCCGAGACCTTCACCGACAACACCGAGCCGCACATCAAGGGCAATATCCGCACCTTGCTGCAGATGGCCGTGGTGCTGACCTACGGCGCCAGCATGCCGGTGGTCAAGATGGCCCGCATCGCCGGTCAGTACGCCAAGCCGCGGTCGGCCGACATCGACTCGCTGGGCCTGAAGTCCTACCGCGGGGACATGATCAACGGGCTGGCCGCGGATGCCGAAGCGCGCCAACACGACCCGTCCCGGCTGGTGCGGGCCTACGCCAACGCCAGTGCCGCGATGAATCTGGTGCGGGCACTGACGTCGTCGGGCCTGGCATCTCTGGAGCTGGTGCACGACTGGAACCGGGAGTTCGTTCGCACCTCGCCGGCCGGGGCGCGCTATGAGGCACTGGCCGGGGAGATCGACCGCGGCCTGAAGTTCATGAGCGCCTGCGGGGTCGCCGATCGCGAGCTGCAGACCGCCGAGATCTACGCCAGCCATGAGGCGCTGGTGCTCGACTACGAGCGGGCCATGCTCCGGATGGCAGACGTTGCCGGGACACCGCAGCTCTACGATCTGTCGGCGCACTACGTGTGGATCGGCGAGCGGACCCGTCAGCTCGATCACGCGCACATCGCGCTCGCCGAGGTGATCGCCAACCCGATCGGGGTCAAGCTCGGTCCCACCACCACACCGGACCAGGCAGTCGAGTACGTGGAACGTCTTGACCCGCACAATGTTCCGGGTCGACTGACGCTGATCAGCCGAATGGGCAACGCCAAGGTGCGCGACCTGCTGCCGGGAATCATCGAGAAGGTTCAGGCCACCGGCCACCAGGTGATCTGGCAGTGCGACCCGATGCATGGCAACACCCACGAGGCCTCCACCGGGCACAAGACCCGGCACTTCGACCGGATCGTCGATGAGGTGCAGGGATTCTTCGAGGTGCATCACGCACTGGGCACACACCCCGGCGGCATCCATCTGGAGTTCACCGGGGAGAACGTCACCGAGTGCCTCGGTGGGGCCCAAGACATCTCAGACGCCGACCTTGGCGGCCGCTATGAGACGGCGTGCGACCCGCGGCTCAACACCCAACAGTCGCTCGAGCTGGCTTTCCTCGTCGCGGAGATGCTGCGCGGCTGAGGCCGCCACCTGGCACGCGATGCTGAAATTGCGTCCGTGGTCGTGACTGCACCGGCGCCACGACCATGGACGCAATCTCAACGTTTGCTCCGCCGAAAGGCGCCTACAGCAGTGCGCCGAGATTGTTGCCCAAGGTCCAAGCCAGCGCCGCCAGCACGGTGGTGAAGGCGAAGAGCACGGCCAGCCAGATCACCACCATGCGACGTGCGTGCTGGCGCTCGAGAACAAACCGACTCAGCTCGACGCCGCCGAATTGGCCTGTCACCAGGTCATAGTGGGTATCGGTGTCGTCCACCCAGTCCTGCGGTCCGCGGGTCATGTGCAGCGTCTGGCGTGGCGGCGCAGGGTGCTCGGGTCCCCGCGACGGCGCCGCGACATGCTGGGCGGAGTTACGGGGCGCGGGCACCCGGAATGCCGGAAGTGCCAGCGCTTCGGTGATCGCGTCGACGGCGTGGGCCATGTCCAGGCCGTCGACGAA is a window encoding:
- a CDS encoding SRPBCC family protein, whose translation is MADKTAQTIFIAADPDTVMKVIADIGAYPDWVSEYTEAEVLETDADGYPKVARLVLDAAVLKDTMVLNYDWSPDRRAVRWSLASSSLLKALDGEYRLTPKGSGTEVVYELSVDLMIPMIGLLKRKAERRLTDTALKDLKKRAEAE
- a CDS encoding glycosyltransferase family 4 protein yields the protein MSRVLLVTNDFPPRPGGIQCYLEELVRRIAGSGRHDITVYAPQWKGADAFDDAAKSSGYQVVRHPGTLMLPGPAVDSRMRRLVAEQGAQTVWFGAAAPLALLAQRARTAGVTRVLASTHGHEVGWSMLPGARSVLRRIGESCDTVTFVSHYTRGRFAAAFGPDAALEHLPPGVDTDRFRPDPSARAELRARHGLGERPTVVCVSRLVPRKGQDMLIRALPAIRQRVNGAALVIVGGGPYAERLHQLAQECGVADAVTFTGGVPAAELPAYYTLGDVFAMPCRTRGAGLDVEGLGIVFLEASAAGVPVVAGNSGGAPETVLHDQTGLVVDGRAVDQIADAVAGLLADPDRAAAMGAAGRQWATGHWRWDTLAGRMADLLQA
- a CDS encoding lysophospholipid acyltransferase family protein, with translation MWYWLVKYVFFGPLLALIGRPKVEGLENIPDDGAAILASNHLAVMDSFYLPLVVRRRITFLAKSEYFTGTGIKGWLTRSFYTAVGQVPIDRNNADAAQAALTTAQRILAQGKLLGIYPEGTRSPDGRLYKGKTGLARLALHTGVPVIPVVMVGTDVVNPPGTKMLRFGRVTVRFGEPMDFSRFEGMAENRFIERAVTDEVIYELMRLSGQEYVDIYAASVKNGAAQQDGASGQPVARFPETAAG
- a CDS encoding polyketide cyclase / dehydrase and lipid transport — its product is MNSIQVADETFVAASGEQVGMAVADRSNWQRWWPDLQLEVVEDRADKGIRWTVGGPLTGTMEIWLEPMLDGVLLHYFLHAEPTGVTGRQLARLNLAKLNHRRRVAGKRMAFEVKHRLERSRPVGVAPIAVS
- a CDS encoding polyadenylate-specific 3'-exoribonuclease AS, producing MRYFYDTEFIEDGRTIELISIGVVAEDGREYYAVSTEFDPDRAGSWVRANVLPKLPSPASQVWRSRRRIREDLEEFFGVDRGEQIELWAWVGAYDHVVLCQLWGTMPDLPTPIPRFTHELRQLWEDRDRPRLPPRSAGSHDALVDARDQLRRFQVITADDHTGRATDR
- a CDS encoding glycosyltransferase 87 family protein, with amino-acid sequence MTTSRPPDPGRRHGGISGWAVWWIFTMLAIAALGYTTWRALGSTPYHIDVDVYRMAARAWRDGRPLYGEDWFATQIDGTVLPFTYPPIAAVLFAPLTWVSLGTATAALTIISTLLLVVSITIMLSGLGVRLGADSGSGPQWWHRGVLAVAIVAAAIGLDAEPIWANFDFGQVNAVLMTLVIADCVPRRTYWPRGALLGVAVALKLTPAVFLLYFLLRRDTRAAVTTAASFLAATLVGFAMAWSDSWQYWTHTVTDTDRIGGATLNTNQNLAGALARLPLSENLRSLLWVAGSLLVLAALVWAARRVLAAGEPILALVCVALFGLVVSPVSWSHHWVWMLPTVVVTAVVAYRHRTMALGALSAAGVALMLRSPIELLPEHHESGAAWWRQLAGMSYVWWALAVIVTAGLAVRPHPRPNPDQPAAVSGNRATG
- a CDS encoding ArsA family ATPase, with product MRPPEPAPATALSVAAISLFVGKGGVGKSTCAAATAVAQACAGDRVLLISTDQAHSVGDVLGVQVAPSAARDPLRVVLDGASAGGQLDVLALDTVALLERYWTDVVEVLADRFPESDLGGVAPEELSALPGVQEVLGLHEVGELADSGRWDRVVVDCASTADAMRMLTLPATVALYVERSWPRHRRLSGTEDPRSSALVELVERIALTAERLAERLTDEASVAAHVVLTAERVVAAEAVRTLGALSLTGVRVAELIVNQILLQDDSYVYTNLPAHPAFDWYAERIGEQRSVLEEIDHAIGDVAMVLVPHLAGEPIGPKALGDLLANSRRRDGAAPPAPVRPVVDRESGSGLGAVYRLRLELPQVDSGALSLGRSGDDLIIGAGGTRRRVRLASVLRRCTVVDATLRGSELTVRFQPDPQLWPASGDEEVRR
- a CDS encoding class II 3-deoxy-7-phosphoheptulonate synthase, which gives rise to MNWTVDVPIDQLPALPPLPADLRERLDAALARPAVQQPSWPADQAKAMRTVLESVPPITVASEIERLKEQLAQVARGEAFLLQGGDCAETFTDNTEPHIKGNIRTLLQMAVVLTYGASMPVVKMARIAGQYAKPRSADIDSLGLKSYRGDMINGLAADAEARQHDPSRLVRAYANASAAMNLVRALTSSGLASLELVHDWNREFVRTSPAGARYEALAGEIDRGLKFMSACGVADRELQTAEIYASHEALVLDYERAMLRMADVAGTPQLYDLSAHYVWIGERTRQLDHAHIALAEVIANPIGVKLGPTTTPDQAVEYVERLDPHNVPGRLTLISRMGNAKVRDLLPGIIEKVQATGHQVIWQCDPMHGNTHEASTGHKTRHFDRIVDEVQGFFEVHHALGTHPGGIHLEFTGENVTECLGGAQDISDADLGGRYETACDPRLNTQQSLELAFLVAEMLRG
- a CDS encoding AMP-dependent synthetase/ligase; the encoded protein is MREFSVPAPFTVEEHDNVAAAVFEHERNSPDFVIYQRLIDGAWTDVTCATAAAQIRSAALGLIGLGVEAGDRVVIFSATRYEWAILDYAILSIGAVTVPIYETSSAEQVRWVMQDSSAVVAFAETDAHAQIVNELAGDLPALRRVLTIDGSDAPALDELTEAGAGHDPAELTARLAALRSTDPATLIYTSGTTGRPKGCQLTHSNLIHEVRGTQAALPTLMTSGQRLLVFLPLAHVLARALSIAGFANKVTVGFTSDIKNLVPMLSVFKPTVVVSVPRVFEKVYNTAAQNAANDGKGRIFEIAAQTAVDWSEATDRGGPGLLLRAKHALFDKLVYHKLRTALGGNCRASVSGGAPLGERLGHFYRGVGLSIYEGYGLTETTAAITVNPVGGMKVGTVGTLVPGNSMRIAEDGELLVRGGVVFHGYWRNEQATAEAFTDGWFRTGDLAAIDDEGYLKITGRKKEIIVTAGGKNVAPAVLEDQLRSHPLISQAMVVGDAKPFIGALITIDPEAIEGWKERHGKASGATPADLATDPDLIAEVDSAVKHANLAVSHAESIRKFQILPVDFTEATGELTPTMKVKRNVVAEKFADAIEAIYAKG